The Ananas comosus cultivar F153 linkage group 2, ASM154086v1, whole genome shotgun sequence genome contains a region encoding:
- the LOC109706915 gene encoding ethylene-responsive transcription factor ERF003-like, whose translation MRMRSYLQVTXAAAAAATAATKFVGVRQRPSGRWVAEIKGTTQKIRMWLGTFETAEDAARAYDEAARIMCGPRARTNFAYTANSASPPPNHPKFLSAALTAKLHRLNLVSSLQSATALQPMTAAAKDAARRAQKKPAAAAVTKAKAAAAAAGTDSSAEVHFSYLEDRQHIEQMIEELLDSNLYMELSSSPQ comes from the exons atgcgtatgagaag CTACCTACAAGTTACANccgccgccgccgccgccgccactgccgCGACGAAATTCGTGGGTGTTCGCCAGCGCCCGTCGGGGCGATGGGTCGCGGAGATAAAGGGCACGACCCAGAAGATCCGGATGTGGCTCGGCACCTTCGAGACGGCCGAGGACGCGGCGCGGGCCTACGACGAGGCCGCGCGGATAATGTGCGGCCCGAGAGCGCGAACCAACTTCGCCTACACCGCCAACTCCGCTTCGCCGCCGCCGAACCACCCCAAGTTCCTGTCGGCGGCGCTCACCGCGAAGCTCCACCGCCTCAACTTGGTCTCGTCCCTGCAATCGGCCACCGCTCTGCAGCCGATGACCGCCGCCGCAAAAGACGCGGCGCGGAGGGCTCAGAAGAAGCCGGCGGCAGCGGCTGTGACGAaggcgaaggcggcggcggcggcggctgggaCAGACAGCAGTGCTGAAGTGCACTTCAGCTACCTGGAGGACCGCCAGCACATCGAGCAAATGATTGAGGAGCTGCTGGACTCAAACCTCTACATGGAACTCTCCAGCTCTCCACAGTGA